Proteins encoded by one window of Mycolicibacterium sp. ND9-15:
- a CDS encoding RsmB/NOP family class I SAM-dependent RNA methyltransferase translates to MTQPRKRRQQRRKPLDPARRAAFDVLRAVSEKDAYANLALPAILRDRKITGRDAAFATELAYGACRTRGLLDAVIGSAAGRPPDRIDPVLLDLLRIGTYQLLRTRVEQHAAVSTTVEQAGIEFDSARAGFVNGVLRTIASRDERSWVEELAPDAATDPIGHSAFLHAHPRWIAQAFADALGADAGELDALLASDDARPAVHLAARPGVLTATDLAAQVDGTVGRYSPYAVYLPGGDPGRLQAVREGAALVQDEGSQLVARALTLAEVDGSDGGRWLDLCSGPGGKTALLAALGDGARVTAVEPASARADLVEQNTRGLPVDVLRVDGREPGVEPGFDRVLVDAPCTGLGALRRRPEARWRRRPGDVPPLAKLQRELLASAIRLTRPGGVVLYATCTPHLAETVGVVSDALRRHPVTALDTRPLFAPVDNLGDGPYVQLWPHRHGTDAMFAAALKVG, encoded by the coding sequence ATGACACAGCCGCGCAAGAGGCGTCAACAACGCCGCAAGCCACTGGACCCGGCCCGTCGCGCCGCGTTCGACGTATTGCGCGCCGTCTCGGAGAAGGACGCCTACGCCAACCTCGCACTGCCGGCGATCCTGCGCGACCGTAAAATCACCGGCCGCGACGCCGCGTTCGCGACCGAACTCGCCTACGGCGCCTGCCGGACGCGAGGTCTACTGGATGCGGTCATCGGCTCCGCCGCCGGCCGCCCGCCCGACCGCATCGATCCGGTCCTGCTCGACCTCCTGCGAATCGGCACCTACCAACTCCTGCGCACCCGGGTCGAACAGCACGCCGCGGTGTCGACCACCGTGGAGCAGGCGGGAATCGAATTCGACTCGGCGCGAGCTGGTTTCGTCAACGGCGTGCTACGCACGATCGCATCGCGCGACGAGCGGTCCTGGGTCGAGGAACTGGCTCCCGACGCGGCCACCGACCCGATCGGCCACTCGGCGTTCCTGCATGCGCATCCCCGGTGGATCGCCCAGGCCTTCGCCGATGCCCTTGGCGCCGACGCGGGCGAACTCGACGCGCTGCTCGCCAGCGACGACGCCCGTCCCGCCGTTCACCTCGCGGCGCGCCCCGGGGTGCTGACCGCCACGGACCTGGCCGCACAGGTCGACGGCACGGTAGGACGCTATTCGCCGTACGCGGTGTATCTGCCCGGCGGCGATCCGGGCCGGCTGCAAGCGGTGCGCGAGGGCGCCGCGTTGGTGCAGGACGAGGGCAGCCAACTCGTCGCTCGGGCCCTGACCCTTGCCGAGGTGGACGGGTCCGACGGCGGCCGCTGGCTGGACCTGTGCTCCGGGCCGGGAGGCAAGACCGCGCTGCTGGCCGCGCTCGGCGACGGCGCGCGGGTGACGGCGGTCGAACCCGCGTCCGCGCGCGCCGATCTCGTCGAGCAGAACACCCGCGGGCTGCCCGTCGACGTGCTGCGCGTCGACGGCCGCGAACCCGGTGTCGAGCCGGGCTTCGACCGGGTGCTGGTGGACGCACCCTGCACCGGGCTGGGGGCGTTGCGGCGCAGGCCGGAGGCCAGGTGGCGGCGCCGGCCCGGCGACGTGCCGCCGCTGGCCAAGCTGCAGCGCGAGCTGCTGGCTTCGGCTATCCGGTTGACGCGGCCGGGCGGTGTGGTGCTCTACGCCACCTGCACGCCGCACCTGGCCGAGACCGTGGGCGTCGTCTCCGACGCGTTGCGCCGTCACCCGGTGACCGCGCTGGACACTCGGCCGCTCTTCGCGCCGGTCGACAATCTCGGCGACGGGCCGTACGTGCAGTTGTGGCCGCACCGCCACGGCACCGATGCGATGTTCGCCGCAGCGCTCAAAGTAGGGTAG
- a CDS encoding LemA family protein — translation MVTLLLAIALLMAVLAFVFFVLGYNKLRAADVRVAEALSGIDVELTRRASLIPSLVHTVQTFAAHEKGILDHVTNARAALTSATTGKSVAQRSAAERELDSALVPLLALGQNYPQLNSSNNFLNLQENLTDSENKLAFARQYYNDSVATLNRLITTIPWMFVAPLTGVSEREYYQTPR, via the coding sequence GTGGTGACGCTCCTGCTGGCGATTGCGTTGCTGATGGCGGTGCTGGCATTCGTCTTCTTCGTGCTCGGCTACAACAAGCTGCGCGCGGCCGATGTGCGAGTGGCCGAGGCGCTCAGCGGTATCGACGTCGAGTTGACCCGCCGCGCGTCGCTGATCCCGAGCCTCGTGCACACGGTGCAGACCTTCGCCGCACACGAGAAGGGCATCCTCGACCACGTCACCAACGCCCGAGCGGCGCTGACCTCGGCCACCACCGGTAAGTCTGTGGCCCAACGCAGCGCCGCCGAGAGGGAACTCGACTCCGCTTTGGTGCCGCTGCTGGCGCTCGGGCAGAACTACCCGCAGCTCAATTCGTCGAACAACTTCCTGAACCTGCAGGAGAACCTCACCGACAGCGAGAACAAGCTCGCCTTCGCGCGCCAGTACTACAACGACTCGGTCGCGACCCTGAACCGGTTGATCACCACGATCCCGTGGATGTTCGTCGCACCGCTGACCGGCGTGTCGGAGCGCGAGTACTACCAGACCCCGCGGTGA
- the fmt gene encoding methionyl-tRNA formyltransferase, with protein MRIVFAGTPEPALPSLRRLIESPRHDVVAVLTRPDAVAGRRGKPAPSPVARLALEHDIPVLRPSKPNSDEFIAELESLAPDCCAVVAYGALLSQRLLAVPEHGWVNLHFSVLPAWRGAAPVQAAIAAGDTVTGATTFLIEPALDSGPVYGVVTETIRPTDTSGDLLERLSISGAELLETTLDGIADSRLTPVPQPPDGVTIAPKITVEEARVRWDLPAHVVERRIRAVTPNPGAWTMIGDLRVKLGPVTVDEGSEILSPGAIRAGRHGVRVGTASAPVLLGVVQPPGKKPMNAADWARGARPDESARAE; from the coding sequence GTGCGCATCGTCTTCGCCGGCACCCCGGAACCCGCCCTGCCGTCGCTGCGCCGACTCATCGAATCGCCACGTCACGACGTCGTCGCGGTGCTCACCCGGCCCGACGCCGTCGCGGGCCGGCGCGGCAAGCCGGCCCCCTCGCCGGTGGCCCGGCTCGCGCTCGAGCACGACATCCCGGTGCTGCGGCCTTCGAAACCCAACTCCGACGAGTTCATCGCCGAACTGGAAAGCCTTGCCCCGGACTGCTGCGCGGTGGTCGCCTACGGCGCGCTGCTCAGCCAGCGACTGCTCGCGGTGCCCGAGCACGGCTGGGTAAACCTGCACTTCTCCGTGCTGCCCGCCTGGCGCGGTGCGGCGCCGGTGCAGGCCGCGATCGCCGCCGGAGACACCGTGACGGGTGCGACGACCTTCCTCATCGAGCCCGCGCTCGACTCGGGCCCGGTCTACGGTGTGGTCACCGAAACGATCCGGCCGACCGACACCTCAGGCGATCTGCTTGAGCGACTGTCGATTTCGGGTGCCGAACTGCTGGAAACCACCCTCGACGGGATCGCCGACAGCAGACTGACGCCGGTGCCCCAGCCGCCGGACGGCGTGACGATCGCCCCGAAGATCACCGTCGAAGAAGCCCGGGTGCGGTGGGACCTGCCCGCCCACGTCGTTGAGCGGCGCATCCGGGCCGTCACACCGAACCCCGGCGCGTGGACGATGATCGGTGACCTTCGGGTCAAACTCGGCCCGGTCACCGTCGACGAAGGGTCGGAAATCCTGAGCCCCGGCGCGATCCGGGCCGGCCGCCACGGGGTGCGCGTCGGCACCGCCTCCGCGCCGGTGCTGCTCGGCGTGGTCCAGCCGCCCGGCAAGAAGCCGATGAACGCGGCGGACTGGGCCCGCGGCGCCCGGCCCGACGAGTCGGCACGAGCCGAATGA